In Pseudodesulfovibrio hydrargyri, a single window of DNA contains:
- a CDS encoding universal stress protein, which translates to MKILVAVDENAYSRYAVRQAARLAANTWADVVMLAIEKNRSYIAEEELDPAHAHPRLRLLNRYRADFLDALGPGVDLYDGREDAPFVRREDKVLEQDLSGRKTFRLHLRGGDPVKAITAEAQAEGCDLVILGCGQHEGGWGRGSDVPGRVADAADCSVFVIREEPATSRVVCCLDHADISQESLELINQWVTIYAAGLEVVGVLKKGELREEVEAKMGEVLDYYLKRDVHALIRVVDEDSLETFIESGRKDDLMALWLRHKSPLQRLFHSKRVNALVNHASSSMLILR; encoded by the coding sequence ATGAAGATTCTCGTCGCCGTGGATGAAAACGCCTACAGCCGGTACGCCGTGCGCCAGGCCGCCCGCCTGGCGGCCAACACCTGGGCCGACGTGGTCATGCTGGCCATCGAAAAGAACCGTTCCTACATCGCCGAGGAGGAGCTGGACCCGGCCCACGCCCATCCCAGGCTGCGGCTGCTGAACCGCTACCGGGCCGACTTCCTCGACGCCCTGGGCCCGGGCGTGGACCTGTACGACGGCCGGGAGGACGCCCCGTTTGTCCGCCGCGAGGACAAGGTCCTGGAACAGGACCTCTCGGGCCGAAAGACCTTCAGGCTCCACCTGCGCGGCGGCGACCCGGTCAAGGCCATCACCGCCGAGGCCCAGGCCGAGGGGTGCGATCTGGTCATCCTCGGCTGCGGCCAGCACGAGGGCGGCTGGGGCCGGGGCTCGGACGTGCCCGGCCGGGTGGCCGACGCGGCCGACTGCTCGGTCTTCGTCATCCGCGAGGAGCCTGCCACCTCGCGCGTGGTCTGCTGCCTGGACCATGCGGACATTTCCCAGGAGTCGCTCGAGCTGATCAACCAGTGGGTGACCATCTACGCCGCCGGGCTCGAGGTGGTCGGTGTGCTCAAGAAGGGCGAGCTGCGCGAGGAGGTCGAGGCCAAGATGGGCGAGGTCCTGGACTACTACCTGAAGCGGGACGTCCACGCCCTGATCCGGGTGGTGGACGAGGATTCGCTCGAGACCTTCATCGAGTCCGGGCGCAAGGACGACCTCATGGCCCTGTGGCTCAGGCACAAGTCCCCCCTGCAGCGTCTTTTCCATTCCAAGCGGGTCAATGCGTTGGTTAATCACGCCTCCTCATCCATGCTTATCCTGCGCTGA
- a CDS encoding TIGR02186 family protein, with the protein MNKFAYACAALLAALSLSCPAFAAAPVSMTIRPNLVTIGTGFNGTRVTVTGAVPQGTSAVIRLLGEPRDKAFKKKGRALGLLWMNLGEVEIKGVPDVFLVGTDGASEINWEHSDLAFQSVKGDTEDWIYDEFIKLMEEDGFYEVENGIVQYTGEEEGMRSFRAELSIPSAMHQGVYRVEVLAVKDGRVADMASEELHTKLTGLPAFLSRLAFDHSLLYGVAAVVIAILAGLFMSLVFKERGGAH; encoded by the coding sequence ATGAATAAGTTCGCATACGCCTGCGCGGCCCTGCTGGCCGCCCTGTCCCTGTCCTGCCCGGCCTTTGCCGCCGCCCCGGTGAGCATGACCATCCGGCCCAATCTGGTGACCATCGGCACCGGCTTCAACGGCACCAGGGTGACCGTCACCGGCGCGGTGCCCCAGGGCACGTCCGCGGTCATCCGCCTGCTCGGCGAGCCGCGCGACAAGGCCTTCAAGAAGAAGGGCAGGGCTCTGGGCCTGCTGTGGATGAACCTCGGCGAGGTGGAGATCAAGGGCGTGCCCGACGTCTTCCTGGTGGGCACGGACGGCGCGTCCGAAATCAACTGGGAACACTCGGACCTTGCCTTCCAATCCGTCAAGGGGGATACCGAAGACTGGATCTATGACGAGTTCATCAAGCTCATGGAGGAGGACGGCTTCTACGAGGTGGAGAACGGCATTGTCCAGTACACCGGCGAGGAAGAGGGCATGCGCTCCTTCCGGGCCGAACTGTCCATCCCCTCGGCCATGCACCAGGGCGTGTACCGGGTCGAGGTCCTGGCCGTGAAGGACGGCCGTGTCGCGGACATGGCCTCCGAGGAGCTGCACACCAAGCTGACCGGGCTGCCCGCCTTCCTGTCCAGGCTGGCCTTCGACCACTCGCTGCTCTACGGGGTGGCCGCCGTGGTCATCGCCATCCTGGCCGGGCTGTTCATGAGCCTGGTTTTCAAGGAACGCGGAGGCGCCCACTAG
- a CDS encoding sulfite exporter TauE/SafE family protein — MFHMYLPIAGNSVNVFLVFALGGFVGLLSGIFGVGGGFLMTPLLIMFGIPPTVAAASDSNQIVGASTSGCLAHYRLGNVDFKMGFLLLIGGVLGGFGGVQVIKVLRAMGNADFLINITYVLMLGGVGSYMFIESVQSLRKKAPEADAPAKPVKKSRYAAMMEALPFQTDFVKSGVRLSMLMPLVLGVLVGVLAAIMGVGGGFIMVPIMVYLLRMPMHVVVGTSLFQILFTCINVTILQSYTNHTVDFVLAVLLLLGSTLGAQFGTRISRKLKGEQLKILLATLVLAVMVKMLLNLLVTPDVLLAIAGGH, encoded by the coding sequence ATGTTTCATATGTATCTTCCCATCGCCGGGAACAGCGTCAACGTGTTCCTGGTATTCGCCCTGGGAGGGTTCGTCGGCCTGCTTTCCGGCATCTTCGGTGTCGGCGGCGGGTTCTTGATGACGCCGCTGCTGATCATGTTCGGCATTCCGCCGACCGTGGCCGCGGCCTCGGATTCCAACCAGATCGTGGGCGCGTCCACCTCGGGCTGCCTGGCCCACTACCGGCTGGGCAACGTGGACTTCAAGATGGGCTTTCTGCTGCTCATCGGCGGCGTGCTCGGCGGCTTCGGCGGCGTTCAGGTGATCAAGGTCCTGCGGGCCATGGGTAACGCGGATTTTCTGATCAACATCACCTACGTGCTCATGCTCGGCGGCGTGGGGTCCTATATGTTCATCGAGTCGGTCCAGAGCCTGCGCAAAAAGGCCCCGGAGGCCGACGCGCCGGCCAAGCCGGTCAAGAAGTCGCGCTATGCGGCCATGATGGAGGCGCTTCCCTTCCAGACCGACTTCGTCAAGTCCGGAGTGCGCCTGTCCATGCTCATGCCGTTGGTGCTCGGCGTCCTGGTGGGCGTGCTCGCGGCCATCATGGGCGTGGGCGGCGGATTCATCATGGTCCCGATCATGGTCTACCTGCTGCGCATGCCCATGCACGTGGTCGTCGGCACCAGCCTGTTCCAGATCCTGTTCACCTGCATCAACGTGACCATCCTGCAGTCCTACACCAACCACACCGTGGACTTCGTCCTGGCGGTCCTGCTCCTGCTCGGCTCCACCCTGGGGGCGCAGTTCGGCACCCGCATCAGCCGCAAGCTCAAGGGCGAACAGCTCAAGATCCTGCTGGCCACCCTGGTCCTGGCCGTCATGGTCAAGATGCTGCTCAACCTGCTGGTCACGCCCGACGTGCTGCTGGCCATCGCCGGAGGTCACTAG
- a CDS encoding response regulator encodes MTATSKTSILILDDEPIVSKRLQPALEKKGYEVESFYESARAMVRIRERSFDIVVTDLKMEGIDGMQFLAEVKKLSPRTEVIVITGFATMDTAKESMRKGVFDFLAKPFKLGEIQEVIRKAEEHIRLGKAGKE; translated from the coding sequence ATGACCGCCACATCGAAGACCAGTATTCTCATTCTCGACGACGAACCGATCGTCAGTAAGCGGCTTCAGCCCGCCCTGGAAAAGAAGGGCTACGAGGTGGAGAGCTTCTACGAGAGCGCCCGGGCCATGGTCCGCATCCGGGAGCGGAGTTTCGACATCGTCGTCACCGACCTGAAGATGGAAGGCATCGACGGCATGCAGTTTCTGGCCGAGGTGAAGAAGCTCTCCCCGCGCACCGAGGTCATCGTCATCACCGGGTTCGCCACCATGGACACGGCCAAGGAGTCCATGCGCAAGGGCGTGTTCGACTTCCTGGCCAAGCCGTTCAAGCTCGGCGAGATCCAGGAAGTCATCAGAAAGGCCGAGGAACACATCCGTCTCGGCAAGGCCGGGAAGGAATAG
- a CDS encoding universal stress protein produces the protein MKNVLIVVDKSESSLWLAYYAMGLTRRMAVNVSILLVVDEEIDGRAGDNEEWIGSPEKRLESILAEGRSEGTRLDYYVVRGRMEEEIPKFIRENSVTKLFIGAPPSGRRSLYLKLMRVIDAVNTTTRCEVEVVQKVSAHGKRR, from the coding sequence ATGAAGAATGTATTGATCGTAGTGGACAAATCGGAATCGAGCCTGTGGCTGGCCTATTACGCCATGGGGCTGACCCGGCGCATGGCCGTGAACGTCTCCATCCTCCTGGTTGTGGACGAGGAAATCGACGGCCGGGCCGGGGACAACGAGGAGTGGATAGGCTCGCCCGAGAAGCGGCTCGAGTCGATCCTCGCCGAGGGCCGATCCGAGGGAACCCGTCTCGATTACTACGTGGTCCGGGGCCGGATGGAGGAGGAAATCCCCAAGTTCATCCGTGAAAACTCCGTGACCAAGCTCTTCATCGGCGCCCCTCCGTCGGGACGTCGATCGCTCTACTTGAAACTGATGAGGGTGATCGACGCGGTGAATACCACCACCCGCTGCGAGGTGGAGGTGGTGCAGAAGGTGTCCGCGCACGGCAAGCGCAGGTGA
- a CDS encoding PEP/pyruvate-binding domain-containing protein yields the protein MFGLLEHIRTRLLRRRRRERVSLAALFRQFQQVLELNNRILTAIASMHDKLGGDYIFDVQYLRSSKQFIVDTVRELIDAFDAMAPGRYPGLYTAFRDIRHKLESELERRPVLPDVMAIPFADIRLRDMDAAGAKSTRLVMLAKASAGAVPPGFAVTTSAYRLFMELNDIEDEIVRLEDGWRNGGMTVQEASGKIRSRILAGSIPPRVRRAMGRELENLRRGAGEGGLRLAVRSSAWGEDGDLSFAGQYDSFLNVRPEDLHDAYRKVLASTYSPAAMEYRREYDFKPDEVFMAVSVQAMVEARTSGVVYSLSPVRRGVSGIEIAAAWGLGSPVVSGEVEVDRFLVGREPEHALLRRTVAHKPTALRPGPEGSVVTEDVDEPLRDAPSLSPEEVRLLADTAIRLEQYFKKPQDMEFAFDPSGALIVLQSRPLRIEAGDDPHSPALSEVLKEYPVLLSGEGDVAQQGVASGPVFVAWEGRDLEEFPVGAVLVAHLSSPQYAAVLPKASGVITDIGSPLGHMATIAREYRVPALLNASRATLVLKEGDVVTLDAEQKTVYQGLVRELRMHDFMSDRMEETYEYRLLRRMLKLIEPLYLVDPEENNFTPQGCRTMHDIARFIHEKAVEILTEIPTTAGASEACPGGRLELPVPMDLVVLDIGGGLTEECAGSEDGTPSRRRTVRPEQVRSKTLRAFIDGVTLEGVWQSHPVAVDFSSFMSSMTRTFSADSAGVKRMGQNLAVVSDRYLHLSLKLGYHFTLIDCYESEDDSRNSVQFRFAGGVTGAVRRSRRARFLSEVLKGFDFSVTVKDDLVVARAKGWMARDLNRLMRILGLLVAYTRQLDVSMVSDAVIFEHCQEFEHIAEEAVGN from the coding sequence ATGTTCGGACTGCTTGAGCATATCCGCACCAGGCTGCTGCGCAGGCGGCGCAGGGAACGCGTTTCCCTGGCCGCCCTGTTCCGGCAGTTCCAGCAGGTGCTCGAGCTGAACAACCGCATCCTCACGGCCATCGCCTCCATGCACGACAAGCTCGGCGGGGACTACATCTTCGACGTGCAATACCTGCGCTCGTCCAAGCAGTTCATCGTGGATACCGTCCGGGAGCTCATCGACGCCTTCGACGCCATGGCTCCCGGGCGCTATCCCGGCCTGTACACCGCGTTCCGCGACATCCGGCACAAGCTGGAGAGCGAGCTGGAACGCCGCCCGGTCCTGCCCGACGTCATGGCCATCCCGTTCGCGGACATCCGCCTCCGGGACATGGACGCGGCCGGGGCCAAGTCCACCCGGCTGGTCATGCTGGCCAAGGCCTCGGCCGGGGCCGTGCCGCCCGGCTTCGCGGTGACCACCTCGGCCTACCGGCTGTTCATGGAGCTCAACGACATCGAGGACGAGATCGTCCGCCTGGAGGACGGGTGGCGCAACGGCGGGATGACCGTGCAGGAGGCCTCGGGCAAGATCCGCTCGCGCATCCTGGCCGGGTCCATCCCGCCCCGCGTGCGCCGGGCCATGGGCCGCGAACTGGAGAACCTGCGCCGGGGCGCGGGCGAGGGCGGCCTGCGTCTGGCCGTGCGCAGTTCGGCCTGGGGCGAGGACGGCGACCTGTCCTTTGCCGGGCAGTACGACAGTTTTCTGAACGTCCGGCCCGAGGACCTGCACGACGCCTACCGCAAGGTCCTGGCGTCCACCTATTCCCCGGCGGCCATGGAATACCGGCGCGAGTACGACTTCAAGCCCGACGAGGTCTTCATGGCCGTGTCCGTGCAGGCCATGGTCGAGGCCCGGACCAGCGGCGTGGTCTACTCCCTGTCCCCGGTCCGGCGCGGGGTGAGCGGCATCGAGATCGCCGCCGCCTGGGGGCTTGGCTCCCCGGTGGTCTCGGGCGAGGTGGAGGTGGACCGCTTCCTGGTCGGCCGCGAGCCGGAACACGCCCTGCTCCGGCGGACCGTGGCCCACAAGCCCACGGCCCTGCGCCCCGGCCCCGAGGGATCGGTGGTCACCGAGGACGTGGACGAACCGCTGCGCGACGCGCCCAGCCTGTCGCCCGAGGAGGTCCGGCTGCTGGCCGACACGGCCATCCGCCTGGAACAGTATTTCAAGAAGCCCCAGGACATGGAGTTCGCCTTCGACCCGTCCGGGGCACTCATCGTGCTCCAGTCACGGCCCCTGCGCATCGAGGCGGGCGACGACCCGCACTCCCCGGCCCTGAGCGAGGTGCTCAAGGAATACCCCGTGCTGCTCAGCGGCGAGGGCGACGTGGCCCAGCAGGGCGTGGCCTCGGGCCCGGTCTTCGTGGCCTGGGAGGGGCGCGACCTGGAGGAGTTTCCGGTGGGCGCGGTCCTGGTGGCCCACCTGTCCTCGCCCCAGTACGCCGCGGTCCTGCCCAAGGCCTCGGGCGTGATCACGGACATCGGCTCGCCGCTCGGGCACATGGCGACCATCGCCCGCGAGTACCGGGTGCCCGCGCTGCTCAACGCCAGCCGGGCCACATTGGTCCTCAAGGAGGGCGACGTGGTCACCCTGGACGCCGAGCAGAAGACCGTCTACCAGGGGCTGGTCCGCGAACTGCGCATGCATGACTTCATGAGCGACCGCATGGAGGAGACCTACGAATACCGGCTGCTGCGGCGCATGCTCAAGCTCATCGAGCCCCTCTATCTGGTGGACCCGGAAGAGAACAATTTCACCCCCCAGGGGTGCCGGACCATGCACGACATCGCCCGGTTCATCCACGAGAAGGCCGTGGAAATCCTGACCGAGATCCCGACCACGGCCGGGGCCAGCGAGGCCTGCCCGGGCGGGCGCCTCGAGCTTCCGGTGCCCATGGACCTGGTGGTCCTGGACATCGGCGGCGGGCTGACCGAGGAGTGCGCCGGGAGCGAGGACGGCACGCCGAGCCGCAGGCGGACCGTCCGGCCGGAGCAGGTCCGGTCAAAGACCCTGCGCGCCTTCATCGACGGCGTGACCCTGGAGGGGGTCTGGCAGTCCCACCCCGTGGCCGTGGACTTTTCCAGCTTCATGTCGAGCATGACCCGGACGTTTTCGGCCGATTCGGCCGGGGTCAAGCGGATGGGCCAGAACCTGGCCGTGGTCTCGGACCGCTACCTGCACCTGAGCCTCAAGCTCGGCTACCACTTCACCCTGATCGACTGCTACGAGAGCGAGGACGATTCGCGCAACAGCGTGCAGTTCCGCTTCGCGGGCGGGGTCACCGGGGCGGTGCGCCGCTCCCGCCGGGCGCGCTTTTTGTCCGAGGTGCTCAAGGGGTTTGATTTTTCCGTGACCGTCAAGGACGACCTGGTGGTTGCCCGGGCCAAGGGGTGGATGGCCCGCGACCTGAACCGGCTCATGCGCATCCTCGGCCTGCTGGTGGCCTACACCCGCCAGCTGGACGTCTCCATGGTCAGCGACGCCGTGATTTTCGAGCATTGTCAGGAATTTGAACACATCGCCGAAGAGGCGGTGGGCAATTAG
- a CDS encoding universal stress protein, whose translation MDMLKALVPVEMTLASNVALRYLCRKAELLGIAVQPVHVEEPDHKPHSSETGWIRRSWESGLRQAGLEEVQRILNSEKLDCFIMPNPIVRVGDRDDTLLEELRLGGYDFFVEGEVANFNTGAFRKRLRSRLYRQMPCPVLLVRNMIQSDRLALVLDEKTDVQSLVGRFHQLFGGRDVDFDLCAYAMDDLHQDPHPDELLSEGGELLGKLGYRPARAFTLLGSPETAARNLGDYGMIVAHMDRRSNRKSPLSEVLGLASSPILICW comes from the coding sequence ATGGACATGCTGAAAGCCCTTGTCCCCGTGGAGATGACGTTGGCGTCCAATGTGGCCCTGCGATACCTGTGCCGGAAGGCGGAGCTGCTCGGCATCGCCGTGCAGCCCGTGCATGTGGAGGAACCGGATCACAAGCCGCACTCCTCGGAAACCGGCTGGATCCGCCGCTCCTGGGAATCGGGGCTGCGCCAGGCCGGGCTCGAGGAGGTGCAGCGCATCCTGAACAGCGAGAAGCTCGACTGCTTCATCATGCCCAATCCCATCGTCCGCGTGGGCGATCGCGACGACACCCTGCTCGAGGAGCTGCGCCTCGGCGGATACGATTTCTTCGTGGAAGGGGAGGTGGCCAACTTCAATACCGGCGCGTTCCGCAAGCGGCTGCGCTCCAGGCTCTACCGCCAGATGCCGTGTCCGGTCCTGCTGGTGCGCAACATGATCCAGTCCGACCGCCTGGCCCTGGTCCTGGACGAGAAGACCGACGTGCAGTCCCTGGTGGGCCGCTTCCACCAGCTGTTCGGCGGCCGGGACGTGGACTTCGACCTGTGCGCCTACGCCATGGACGACCTGCATCAGGACCCGCATCCGGACGAACTGTTGAGCGAGGGCGGGGAGCTGCTGGGCAAGCTCGGCTACAGGCCGGCCCGCGCCTTCACCCTGCTGGGCTCGCCCGAGACCGCCGCGCGCAACCTGGGCGACTACGGCATGATCGTGGCCCACATGGACCGCAGGTCCAATCGCAAGTCGCCCCTGTCCGAGGTCCTGGGTCTGGCCTCCAGCCCCATCCTCATTTGCTGGTAA